A stretch of the Kushneria konosiri genome encodes the following:
- the cysN gene encoding sulfate adenylyltransferase subunit CysN gives MAHQSSLIAENIEAYLKEHEAKDLLRFITCGSVDDGKSTLIGRLLHDSKMIYEDQLAALTRDSKTRGTTGERVDLALLVDGLQSEREQGITIDVAYRFFSTDKRKFIIADTPGHEQYTRNMATGASTASLAVILIDARYGVQVQTRRHSFIADLLGIQHLVIAVNKMDLVDYSQARFEEIKRDYLGFAENLKARDITFVPMSALEGDNVVNKSANMPWHDGVPLLEQLENVEISRDQNLTDLRFPVQYVNRPNLDFRGYAGTLAAGVLRPGQQVKVLPSGKVSTVERLVTFDGDLDEARPGQAITVTLADEVDISRGDWLVAADTELPMSNAFTADIVWMNEREMTPGRGYDFKLATRDVSGQISAIDYGIDVNTLEHHDAAQLGLNEIGRCQVTLTQPVPVDAYDTSPGTGSFIVIDRLTNLTVGAGMIRQAADSTDNGGAVDWQAFEVELNDLIRRHFPHWEAKDVRDIFKR, from the coding sequence ATGGCACACCAATCATCCCTGATAGCCGAAAACATCGAGGCGTATCTCAAGGAGCATGAAGCCAAGGATCTGCTGCGCTTCATTACCTGCGGGAGCGTCGATGACGGCAAGTCGACCCTGATCGGGCGACTGCTGCACGACTCCAAAATGATCTATGAAGATCAGCTGGCAGCCCTGACGCGAGACTCTAAAACCCGCGGCACCACCGGTGAACGCGTGGATCTGGCGCTGCTGGTGGATGGACTTCAGTCCGAGCGTGAGCAGGGCATCACCATCGATGTTGCCTATCGCTTCTTCTCGACCGACAAGCGCAAGTTCATCATCGCCGACACGCCCGGGCACGAGCAGTACACCCGTAACATGGCGACCGGTGCTTCCACCGCAAGCCTGGCGGTTATTCTGATCGATGCGCGCTACGGTGTGCAGGTCCAGACGCGTCGTCACAGCTTCATCGCCGATCTGCTGGGCATCCAGCATCTGGTGATTGCGGTCAACAAGATGGACCTGGTGGACTATTCGCAGGCGCGTTTTGAAGAGATCAAGCGCGACTACCTGGGGTTTGCCGAAAACCTCAAGGCCCGCGATATCACCTTCGTGCCCATGTCGGCCCTGGAAGGCGACAACGTCGTCAACAAAAGCGCCAACATGCCCTGGCATGATGGGGTGCCGCTGCTGGAACAGCTGGAAAACGTCGAGATTTCGCGTGACCAGAACCTGACCGATCTGCGCTTTCCGGTGCAGTACGTCAACCGGCCCAATCTGGATTTTCGCGGTTACGCCGGCACGCTGGCCGCGGGTGTCCTGCGCCCCGGCCAGCAGGTCAAGGTGCTGCCCTCCGGCAAGGTCTCAACGGTTGAGCGACTCGTGACCTTTGATGGCGATCTTGATGAAGCCCGGCCCGGTCAGGCCATTACGGTGACGCTGGCCGACGAGGTCGATATCTCGCGCGGTGACTGGCTGGTGGCCGCCGATACCGAGCTGCCGATGTCCAACGCGTTTACGGCCGACATCGTCTGGATGAACGAACGTGAGATGACGCCCGGCCGCGGTTATGACTTCAAGCTGGCCACGCGTGATGTCAGCGGTCAGATCAGCGCCATCGATTACGGCATTGACGTCAATACGCTGGAACATCACGACGCCGCGCAGCTCGGTCTCAATGAAATCGGGCGCTGTCAGGTCACCCTGACCCAGCCTGTCCCGGTGGATGCCTATGACACCAGCCCCGGAACCGGCAGCTTTATCGTCATTGATCGTCTGACCAACCTGACGGTCGGCGCCGGCATGATCCGCCAGGCTGCTGACAGCACCGACAACGGTGGCGCCGTCGACTGGCAGGCCTTTGAGGTTGAACTCAACGACCTGATCCGCCGTCACTTCCCGCACTGGGAAGCGAAAGATGTGCGCGATATCTTCAAGCGCTGA
- a CDS encoding porin, which translates to MNIARGRRALLVATGGLLLLSAGAVRAEVTLLSPAEPPRTVLDRVEVKVGGSIRPQYFNEMGGSDNGSYKHRGYDGGTRFRLHVNYHVNDDLTLLSYGELGVDMAKAMGWHDHYDQESADSATNRRQVYFGFESDRYGRLTAGKQNSVYYDTVGVSTDVWDYNQFAQAPGVGVNGSYDGSYRARKSLRYSNGTEDFTVFAGWLFPDDELHLDGPYDYRRRSGGSLGFRWRLTDDLTLGAAYANTSSEIKGSGNQQSFRQQLTGSSLTWTGGNWYLAAGAGYYTNFVPDPAANGLEDYFASDAYGVEYIARYSFRIDHDWVQSIKPFVAGDRLKRLGSADSQTNHQVLGVTTQFNHGFRLDLERIFANTSDSEPDSVLARLRYDF; encoded by the coding sequence ATGAATATCGCAAGGGGAAGGCGCGCGCTGCTGGTGGCCACGGGTGGTCTGCTGCTTTTATCGGCAGGCGCTGTACGGGCAGAGGTCACGCTGTTATCGCCTGCCGAGCCGCCGCGCACGGTACTTGATCGCGTTGAGGTCAAGGTCGGCGGCAGCATCAGGCCACAGTATTTCAATGAGATGGGGGGCAGCGATAACGGCAGCTACAAGCATCGCGGCTATGACGGGGGCACGCGATTTCGTCTGCACGTCAATTACCACGTCAATGACGACCTGACGCTTTTAAGCTATGGCGAGCTGGGTGTGGACATGGCAAAAGCCATGGGCTGGCATGATCACTACGATCAGGAGAGCGCCGATAGCGCGACCAACCGTCGCCAGGTCTATTTCGGTTTTGAAAGCGATCGTTATGGTCGACTGACGGCTGGCAAGCAAAATAGCGTCTACTACGACACCGTTGGGGTCAGTACGGACGTATGGGATTACAACCAGTTTGCCCAGGCCCCGGGCGTTGGCGTGAATGGCAGCTACGACGGCTCCTATCGCGCGCGTAAAAGCCTGCGCTATTCCAATGGCACTGAAGACTTTACGGTCTTTGCCGGCTGGCTGTTTCCCGATGACGAGCTGCACCTGGACGGCCCCTATGATTATCGCCGCCGCAGCGGTGGCTCGCTGGGCTTTCGCTGGCGCCTCACGGATGATCTGACGCTGGGGGCGGCCTATGCCAACACGTCATCCGAGATCAAGGGCAGCGGCAATCAGCAATCCTTTCGCCAGCAGCTGACCGGCAGTTCCCTGACCTGGACGGGCGGCAACTGGTATCTCGCCGCAGGGGCCGGCTACTACACGAATTTCGTCCCTGACCCGGCTGCAAACGGGCTCGAGGATTATTTTGCCAGCGACGCCTACGGGGTCGAATACATTGCCCGCTACAGCTTCAGGATCGATCACGACTGGGTGCAGAGCATCAAGCCCTTTGTGGCCGGCGACCGACTGAAACGGCTGGGAAGCGCTGATTCCCAGACCAATCATCAGGTGCTGGGGGTAACCACCCAGTTCAATCATGGTTTTCGGCTGGATCTCGAACGCATCTTTGCCAATACCTCCGACAGCGAGCCTGATTCAGTGCTGGCCAGGCTGCGCTATGACTTTTAA
- a CDS encoding YqiA/YcfP family alpha/beta fold hydrolase has protein sequence MNDHANAVDNVLYLHGFNSHPGSAKAELTRRACEQARPRPRFIAPALSHHPGPAWQTAQEVMSTLTGRTMVIGSSMGGFLAMGLARTHDVASVVLINPAVDPLKIALERMGAEIEHVETGEMFVIDESFADALREQQAEVVNAERFLVLLGSEDEILDYRQALEMLEGSRFVINEGDDHGLSRYPELLSTVLAHGGLTLPEDFNPVP, from the coding sequence ATGAATGATCATGCCAATGCCGTCGACAACGTGCTCTACCTGCACGGTTTCAACAGCCATCCCGGTTCGGCCAAGGCCGAACTGACGCGTCGGGCCTGTGAACAGGCCCGGCCGCGTCCGCGCTTTATCGCGCCGGCCCTGTCCCATCATCCAGGCCCTGCCTGGCAGACAGCACAGGAGGTCATGAGCACGCTCACCGGGCGTACCATGGTCATCGGCAGTTCCATGGGTGGTTTTCTCGCCATGGGTCTTGCCAGAACGCATGATGTGGCAAGCGTGGTGCTCATCAACCCGGCCGTTGATCCACTGAAGATCGCGCTGGAGCGCATGGGCGCAGAGATCGAGCACGTTGAAACCGGTGAGATGTTCGTCATTGATGAAAGTTTTGCCGATGCCCTGCGCGAGCAGCAGGCCGAGGTGGTCAATGCCGAGCGTTTTCTGGTCCTGCTGGGCAGCGAGGATGAAATCCTCGACTACCGGCAGGCACTGGAGATGCTGGAGGGCAGCCGGTTTGTGATCAACGAAGGTGATGATCACGGCCTGAGCCGGTATCCTGAGCTGCTGTCGACCGTGCTGGCCCATGGCGGGCTGACGCTGCCGGAAGATTTCAATCCCGTACCGTAG
- the cmoB gene encoding tRNA 5-methoxyuridine(34)/uridine 5-oxyacetic acid(34) synthase CmoB encodes MSIDERHLPLYHAFLEQGLESWLARLPEQLARGLDRQRFGDLPAWERAVKRLPTLEVSGVQLDQDTVSVEVAMDASSRRQCDNLLKILAPWRKGPYRIGEITIDTEWRSDWKWQRLAPHLSDLKGRRVLDVGGGNGYHGWRMAGAGANFVLIIDPSPRFYWQFHAIRHFMKKADQNVHFLPVGIEDMPPRLAAFDTVFSMGVLYHRPSPIDHLRELYDTLRPGGELVLETLVVQGDEHQVLVPGERYAQMPNVWFLPSPKALTHWLSRVGFQDPRVVDEADTSLDEQRATEWMTFQSLADFLDPNDPGRTIEGYPAPRRAVIIATKP; translated from the coding sequence ATGTCGATCGATGAGCGTCATCTTCCCCTTTATCACGCCTTTCTCGAACAGGGGCTGGAGAGCTGGCTGGCCCGCCTGCCCGAGCAGCTGGCCCGAGGACTGGACCGCCAGCGCTTTGGCGATCTGCCCGCCTGGGAGCGCGCCGTCAAGCGCCTGCCCACCCTTGAGGTATCAGGGGTGCAGCTGGATCAGGACACGGTGAGCGTGGAGGTGGCCATGGACGCCTCCAGCCGTCGACAGTGCGACAATCTTTTGAAGATTCTCGCCCCCTGGCGCAAGGGCCCTTACCGGATCGGCGAGATCACCATCGATACCGAGTGGCGCTCGGACTGGAAGTGGCAGCGTCTGGCCCCACACCTGAGTGATCTCAAGGGGCGGCGCGTCCTCGATGTCGGTGGCGGCAACGGCTACCATGGCTGGCGCATGGCCGGCGCCGGGGCCAATTTCGTGCTGATCATCGATCCTTCACCGCGCTTTTACTGGCAGTTTCATGCCATTCGTCACTTCATGAAGAAGGCCGACCAAAACGTCCACTTCCTGCCGGTGGGCATTGAGGACATGCCTCCCCGGCTGGCCGCCTTTGATACGGTCTTTTCCATGGGCGTGCTCTATCATCGCCCCTCGCCCATCGATCATCTGCGCGAGCTGTACGATACGCTGCGCCCCGGCGGCGAACTGGTACTTGAAACGCTGGTGGTGCAGGGCGATGAGCACCAGGTGCTCGTCCCGGGCGAGCGCTACGCGCAGATGCCCAACGTCTGGTTTTTGCCCTCCCCAAAAGCCCTGACCCACTGGCTCTCACGAGTGGGCTTTCAAGATCCCCGCGTGGTCGATGAGGCCGATACCTCGCTCGATGAGCAGCGCGCGACCGAATGGATGACCTTTCAGTCACTGGCCGACTTTCTCGACCCAAACGACCCGGGTCGCACTATAGAAGGCTACCCTGCCCCCAGACGCGCCGTGATCATCGCGACGAAACCCTGA
- the cmoA gene encoding carboxy-S-adenosyl-L-methionine synthase CmoA: MTDVSRRDAIFSTPLDQVADFSFDERVVDCFPDMIRRSVPGYAQITSMAGVIAARYLSPGAHVLDLGCSLGASTLSICQRLAPEAFTLQAIDLSQPMVEKARALLAQQASEHRIEVLQGDIRNCPLARADMIMVNFTLQFLDPSERDQVIQRLYDALTPGGVLLLSEKILGEPGQESLLIDLHHDFKRANGYSDLEISQKRTALEEVMIPDRLSTHHERLARMGFTRHDTWFQYLNFASMLAFK, translated from the coding sequence ATGACCGACGTCTCCCGACGCGACGCCATTTTTTCGACACCACTGGACCAGGTCGCCGACTTCTCCTTTGACGAGCGCGTGGTCGATTGTTTCCCTGACATGATTCGCCGCTCGGTGCCTGGCTATGCCCAGATTACCAGCATGGCCGGTGTGATCGCCGCACGCTACCTGAGTCCCGGCGCCCATGTTCTGGACCTGGGATGTTCGCTGGGCGCCTCAACCCTGTCCATCTGCCAGCGTCTGGCGCCCGAGGCCTTCACACTGCAGGCCATCGACCTCTCCCAGCCCATGGTCGAAAAGGCCCGCGCCCTTCTGGCGCAGCAGGCAAGCGAGCATCGCATCGAGGTGTTGCAGGGTGACATCCGCAACTGTCCGCTTGCCCGGGCTGACATGATCATGGTCAATTTTACGTTACAGTTTCTTGACCCGAGCGAGCGCGATCAGGTGATTCAACGCCTTTATGACGCCCTCACACCGGGTGGCGTGCTGCTGTTGTCGGAAAAGATCCTCGGCGAGCCCGGTCAGGAATCACTGCTGATCGACCTGCACCACGACTTCAAGCGGGCCAACGGCTATTCGGATCTCGAGATCAGCCAGAAGCGTACGGCGCTTGAGGAAGTAATGATCCCGGACCGGCTCTCCACCCATCACGAACGGTTGGCGCGCATGGGCTTCACTCGCCATGACACCTGGTTTCAGTATCTCAATTTCGCCTCGATGCTGGCCTTTAAATAA
- the pgi gene encoding glucose-6-phosphate isomerase — protein sequence MSIRQNKAWKALESHRDTLRDVHLSTLFEQDGRFDAFSRQAAGLTLDFSKQRIRQETLDHLLDLAREAGVESAIERLLSGRRVNLTEDRPALHTALRMPQGGEFHVEGEDVQAGVHESLDRMQKMVEKLQSGQWRGANGRAIKQVINLGVGGSDLGPLMIVKALEDAFVAPSALEVHFASTIDGSQLAELLPTLDADETLFIYSSKSFGTIDTSANADTALAWLSERTGSDIERIKRHHFIGVSTKPEKMTEWGIASEHQLLFWDWVGGRYSFWSAIGLPIAIRLGMDNFRRLLAGGHAMDEHFASAPLEDNLPVLFGLLGIWNTNFLDIQSLAVLPYDGRLKHLPGYLQQLEMESNGKSSTNDGEKVDYNTCPILWGEIGPNGQHAFYQLLHQGTRSVACDFIAPIKRYDHIDSAPVRESLERQHRLSLANCFAQSRVLMLGDDAIKSNETPPAHKRYAGNQPSSTILFDTLSPESLGALIALYEHKVYVQGAIWNIDSFDQWGVELGKKIANETADILESGQGADQLDDSSRHLIETVLGQRGNA from the coding sequence ATGTCAATTCGTCAAAACAAGGCCTGGAAGGCGCTGGAAAGTCATCGCGATACCCTGCGCGATGTACACCTGAGCACCCTGTTTGAACAGGATGGGCGCTTTGACGCCTTCTCGCGTCAGGCAGCCGGGCTTACGCTTGATTTCTCCAAGCAGCGTATTCGCCAGGAAACGCTGGATCACCTGCTGGATCTGGCACGTGAAGCCGGTGTCGAGAGTGCCATCGAGCGTTTGCTGTCCGGACGTCGCGTCAATCTGACCGAGGACCGACCGGCTCTGCATACGGCGCTGCGTATGCCTCAGGGCGGCGAGTTTCACGTTGAAGGCGAAGACGTTCAGGCAGGCGTCCATGAAAGCCTCGATCGCATGCAGAAAATGGTCGAAAAGCTTCAGTCGGGCCAGTGGCGCGGGGCGAATGGTCGTGCCATCAAGCAGGTCATCAATCTGGGGGTGGGCGGTTCCGACCTGGGGCCGCTGATGATCGTCAAGGCGCTGGAAGATGCCTTTGTGGCTCCCAGCGCGCTGGAAGTGCATTTTGCCTCCACCATCGACGGTTCACAGCTGGCCGAGCTGCTGCCAACGCTGGATGCCGACGAGACGCTGTTTATCTACTCCTCCAAATCGTTTGGCACCATCGATACGTCGGCCAACGCCGATACGGCACTGGCCTGGCTTTCCGAGCGTACCGGCAGCGACATCGAGCGCATCAAGCGTCATCACTTCATCGGTGTGTCCACCAAGCCCGAGAAGATGACCGAATGGGGCATTGCCTCCGAGCATCAGCTGCTGTTCTGGGACTGGGTCGGCGGTCGCTACTCCTTCTGGAGCGCCATCGGTCTGCCGATCGCCATTCGTCTGGGCATGGACAACTTCCGTCGTCTGCTCGCCGGTGGCCATGCCATGGATGAACACTTTGCCTCGGCGCCACTGGAAGACAACCTGCCGGTCCTGTTCGGCCTGCTGGGTATCTGGAACACCAACTTCCTCGATATTCAGTCGCTGGCGGTTCTGCCCTACGATGGTCGTCTCAAGCATTTGCCCGGCTATCTCCAGCAGCTCGAGATGGAATCCAACGGCAAGTCGTCGACCAATGACGGTGAGAAGGTCGATTACAATACCTGTCCGATCCTGTGGGGCGAAATCGGTCCCAACGGTCAGCATGCCTTTTATCAGCTGCTCCACCAGGGCACGCGGTCGGTCGCCTGTGATTTCATCGCACCGATCAAGCGCTATGACCACATCGACAGCGCGCCGGTACGTGAAAGCCTCGAGCGTCAGCATCGCCTGTCGCTGGCCAACTGCTTCGCCCAGTCGCGTGTCCTGATGCTCGGCGATGATGCCATCAAGAGCAATGAGACGCCCCCGGCACACAAGCGCTACGCCGGCAACCAGCCGTCCTCCACCATCCTGTTCGACACGCTGTCGCCCGAGTCTCTCGGGGCACTGATCGCGCTGTATGAGCACAAGGTATATGTCCAGGGCGCCATCTGGAACATCGATTCATTCGATCAGTGGGGCGTGGAGCTGGGCAAGAAGATTGCCAATGAAACGGCCGACATTCTGGAAAGCGGACAGGGGGCAGATCAGCTCGACGATTCAAGCCGTCATCTGATCGAGACCGTGCTGGGCCAACGCGGCAACGCTTAA
- a CDS encoding Ada metal-binding domain-containing protein — protein MNLVPDVCYQALTSRDRRFDGQFVVGVTSTGIYCRPVCRVRCPKFDHCRFFMHPAAAEQAGFRPCLRCRPELAPGLSMMDAGDQLARAAMVMIDNGFLDHDSSAALAGRIGVSERHLRRLFKATFGVTMAALARTRRLLLAKRLLTDTELPVSEIAHAVGFGSQRRLNALFQTHYRLSPGRLRRATRTGHADPSITLSLAYQPPLDWVAMLDFLAARQIDGLEQIESGCWERSLLIDKDYGSERTTHAGWISVEHVGPEQLTLTLPVSLVPVMGDVLKTVRDVFDLEAPMALIESHLEGLGNTGLRVPGAVTGFEMAVRAIVGQQVTTIRARRVLAELVARFGEPLAGHPGRYGFPKPSVMAEQPPEALISLGLLRIRAEAIITLAGAVNHGVLRLCPGAPVAETIARLCDIRGIGDWTAQYIAMRALAWPDAFPAGDLVLKRVLGCDNAREAVQRASRWSPWRAYAAIRLWHQASGPPTSCPAITSQGALTRSGASASSSEESSS, from the coding sequence ATGAACCTTGTCCCCGATGTCTGCTATCAGGCCCTGACCTCTCGCGATCGCCGCTTTGACGGCCAGTTCGTTGTCGGGGTGACCTCGACCGGTATCTACTGCCGGCCGGTCTGTCGCGTGCGCTGCCCAAAGTTTGATCACTGCCGTTTTTTCATGCACCCGGCGGCGGCCGAGCAGGCCGGCTTTCGCCCCTGTCTGCGCTGTCGTCCCGAGCTGGCGCCGGGGCTTTCGATGATGGATGCCGGGGATCAGCTGGCACGTGCTGCCATGGTCATGATCGATAACGGCTTTCTGGATCATGACAGCAGCGCGGCGCTGGCAGGACGAATCGGGGTCAGCGAACGCCACCTGCGTCGTCTGTTCAAGGCCACCTTCGGCGTGACGATGGCGGCGCTGGCCAGAACCCGGCGCCTGCTGCTGGCCAAACGGCTTCTGACCGATACCGAGCTGCCCGTCAGCGAGATCGCCCACGCCGTCGGTTTTGGCAGCCAGCGCCGGCTGAATGCGCTGTTTCAGACGCATTATCGCCTGTCGCCAGGCCGACTGCGTCGCGCCACGCGCACCGGTCACGCTGACCCCTCGATCACGCTGTCGCTGGCCTATCAGCCTCCACTGGACTGGGTCGCCATGCTCGACTTTCTGGCCGCTCGTCAGATCGACGGCCTTGAACAGATCGAGTCGGGGTGCTGGGAGCGCAGTCTACTGATCGACAAGGATTACGGCAGTGAGCGCACGACACACGCCGGCTGGATCAGCGTTGAGCACGTTGGCCCTGAGCAACTGACGCTGACCCTGCCGGTATCACTGGTGCCGGTCATGGGCGATGTGCTGAAAACCGTGCGTGATGTGTTCGATCTGGAGGCGCCCATGGCGCTGATCGAGTCGCATCTTGAGGGGCTGGGGAACACCGGGCTTCGAGTGCCCGGTGCCGTCACCGGTTTTGAAATGGCGGTGCGCGCCATTGTCGGCCAGCAGGTTACGACCATCCGGGCGCGTCGGGTGCTGGCCGAGCTGGTGGCCCGATTTGGTGAGCCGCTCGCCGGTCATCCCGGGCGTTATGGCTTCCCGAAACCTTCGGTCATGGCCGAACAGCCGCCTGAGGCCCTGATCTCGCTGGGCCTGTTACGCATCCGGGCCGAGGCGATCATCACCCTGGCAGGCGCCGTGAACCACGGGGTACTGAGGTTGTGTCCGGGAGCGCCTGTGGCAGAGACGATAGCAAGGCTTTGCGACATTCGTGGCATCGGTGACTGGACCGCGCAGTATATCGCCATGCGGGCGCTGGCCTGGCCGGACGCCTTTCCAGCCGGTGATCTGGTGCTCAAGCGGGTGCTGGGTTGTGACAACGCCCGCGAGGCGGTGCAGCGGGCGAGCCGCTGGTCGCCCTGGCGTGCCTATGCCGCCATTCGGCTCTGGCACCAGGCCTCCGGTCCGCCCACTTCATGCCCTGCCATTACTTCACAGGGTGCCCTGACACGATCAGGCGCCTCTGCGTCATCGAGTGAGGAGTCGTCGTCATGA
- the cysD gene encoding sulfate adenylyltransferase subunit CysD: MLSPERQTHLKQLEAESIHIIREVAAEFRNPVMLYSIGKDSSVMLHLARKAFYPGTPPFPLMHVNTTWKFKEMIEFRDRMAAETGMELIEHINEEGREAGINPFDHGSSKYTDIMKTQSLKQALDKYGFDAAFGGARRDEEASRAKERVYSFRDKYHRWDPKNQRPELWNLYNGHVNKGESIRVFPLSNWTELDIWQYIYLESIPIVPLYYAAKRPVVERDGTLIMVDDERMPLEEGEVPDMKSVRFRTLGCYPLTGAVESEAATLPDIIQEMLLTRTSERSGRAIDHDQAGSMERKKREGYF; the protein is encoded by the coding sequence ATGCTTTCTCCCGAGCGGCAAACACATCTGAAACAGCTCGAAGCCGAGTCGATTCATATCATTCGCGAGGTGGCGGCCGAGTTTCGCAATCCCGTCATGCTCTATTCGATCGGCAAGGACTCCTCGGTCATGCTGCATCTGGCCCGCAAGGCGTTCTACCCCGGTACACCGCCGTTTCCGCTGATGCACGTCAACACCACGTGGAAGTTCAAGGAAATGATCGAGTTTCGCGACCGCATGGCGGCCGAGACCGGCATGGAGTTGATCGAGCACATCAACGAGGAAGGTCGTGAGGCGGGCATCAACCCGTTTGATCACGGCAGCTCCAAGTACACCGATATCATGAAGACCCAGTCGCTCAAGCAGGCGCTGGACAAGTACGGCTTCGATGCCGCCTTCGGCGGTGCGCGTCGTGACGAAGAAGCCTCGCGTGCCAAGGAGCGTGTCTACTCGTTTCGTGACAAGTACCATCGCTGGGATCCGAAAAATCAGCGTCCGGAGCTCTGGAACCTGTACAACGGCCACGTCAACAAGGGCGAGTCGATTCGTGTCTTCCCGCTGTCCAACTGGACCGAGCTGGACATCTGGCAGTACATCTATCTCGAATCGATCCCGATCGTGCCGCTGTATTACGCCGCCAAACGGCCGGTGGTCGAGCGTGACGGTACGCTGATCATGGTCGATGACGAGCGCATGCCGCTGGAAGAGGGCGAGGTGCCCGACATGAAATCCGTGCGGTTTCGAACGCTGGGCTGCTATCCGCTGACCGGCGCCGTCGAGTCCGAGGCGGCCACGCTCCCCGATATCATTCAGGAAATGCTCCTGACCCGTACCAGTGAACGTTCCGGACGTGCCATCGATCACGATCAGGCCGGTTCCATGGAACGCAAGAAACGCGAAGGTTACTTCTGA
- a CDS encoding methylated-DNA--[protein]-cysteine S-methyltransferase, protein MMEYAVMPSALGDIVLRAESDHLTGAFFHDQRHFPPSIKGPFIPAEQSPSDIIRQACEQIEAYLAGERQRFELALSLPGSPFQQRVWQRLEEIGFGEVMSYGALARALGLSRGHARAVGSAVGRNPVSMIVPCHRVVAGSGGLTGYAGGLARKAHLLALEGRPEGSAALRQIEGEHHLTAGIERLQ, encoded by the coding sequence ATGATGGAATATGCCGTTATGCCCTCTGCGCTGGGAGATATCGTCCTGCGCGCCGAGTCGGATCATCTGACCGGCGCGTTTTTCCACGACCAGAGGCATTTTCCACCCTCGATCAAGGGGCCATTTATACCGGCTGAGCAGAGCCCCTCAGACATCATTCGTCAGGCCTGCGAGCAGATCGAGGCGTACCTTGCCGGTGAGCGGCAGCGTTTCGAGCTGGCGCTGTCACTGCCGGGCAGCCCTTTCCAGCAGCGCGTCTGGCAGCGCCTTGAGGAGATCGGTTTCGGTGAGGTCATGAGCTATGGCGCGCTGGCGAGAGCACTTGGGCTCTCACGTGGGCATGCCCGCGCGGTAGGGAGTGCGGTCGGGCGTAATCCGGTATCCATGATTGTGCCCTGTCATCGCGTCGTGGCCGGCAGCGGTGGCCTTACCGGCTATGCGGGCGGACTGGCGCGCAAGGCCCACCTGCTGGCGCTGGAAGGGCGTCCGGAAGGGTCAGCCGCACTCCGCCAGATCGAGGGCGAGCATCATCTCACCGCTGGCATCGAACGCCTCCAGTGA
- a CDS encoding ChuX/HutX family heme-like substrate-binding protein encodes MTLSRREGCPMRQANIVFEAFEEARLRAPHLECRALAALLDCSEGEIQASRLGRGVHSLTLTPCDLVMMLPQLGQVQMVTRTAHAALSSRLKDYRIDADQRHASIRDHQALAMQLLLPCWYWVCLSREAPTPGAAPVPCLQVFDRFGRVLHQLYGLTPEAAGWTLLEYFAGLKTPGFTRCIDIASTCTEGHRPALLKSWRAMRDTGDFSRLLSHHRLKRVEANRAVAGHFSTPLPRERFIMALAGACRRTQPTRASLIHAGGAHHHRTCFHHFHQGHHDILRLESDHLTLSLDSSALHEAWQVVRPGPEGLVTSLEAFDASGEMMLALDLAECG; translated from the coding sequence ATGACCCTGTCACGCCGCGAGGGCTGCCCCATGCGCCAGGCCAATATCGTGTTTGAAGCCTTTGAAGAGGCGCGCCTGCGCGCCCCGCATCTGGAATGCCGAGCGCTGGCGGCGCTGCTTGACTGCAGCGAAGGCGAGATTCAGGCCTCGCGTCTGGGGCGCGGCGTGCACTCGCTGACCCTGACCCCCTGCGATCTGGTCATGATGCTGCCGCAGCTGGGCCAGGTACAGATGGTGACCCGGACCGCACACGCCGCGCTTTCAAGCCGGCTCAAGGACTATCGCATCGACGCCGATCAGCGCCATGCCAGCATCCGCGATCATCAGGCGCTGGCCATGCAGCTGCTTTTGCCCTGCTGGTACTGGGTCTGCCTTTCCCGGGAAGCACCGACCCCGGGCGCCGCCCCGGTGCCCTGCCTGCAGGTGTTCGACCGGTTCGGTCGCGTGCTTCATCAACTGTATGGCCTGACGCCCGAGGCTGCCGGCTGGACACTGCTTGAGTATTTCGCCGGGCTGAAAACACCGGGATTTACGCGCTGTATTGATATCGCCAGCACCTGCACCGAGGGTCACCGCCCGGCCCTGCTCAAATCATGGCGTGCGATGCGCGACACGGGGGACTTTTCGCGACTTCTGTCGCATCATCGGCTAAAACGCGTGGAAGCCAACCGCGCCGTGGCCGGCCATTTCAGCACGCCGTTACCACGTGAACGCTTCATCATGGCACTGGCCGGCGCCTGTCGGCGTACACAGCCCACCCGGGCCAGCCTCATCCATGCCGGCGGCGCTCATCATCACCGGACCTGCTTTCATCATTTCCATCAGGGTCACCACGACATCCTGCGTCTTGAAAGCGATCACCTGACCCTGTCGCTCGACAGCAGCGCCCTGCATGAGGCCTGGCAGGTCGTGCGGCCGGGTCCTGAAGGGCTTGTGACATCACTGGAGGCGTTCGATGCCAGCGGTGAGATGATGCTCGCCCTCGATCTGGCGGAGTGCGGCTGA